A region from the Rosa rugosa chromosome 6, drRosRugo1.1, whole genome shotgun sequence genome encodes:
- the LOC133714634 gene encoding hydroquinone glucosyltransferase-like — translation MAQVQTPHIAILPSPGMGHLIPLAELAKQLVHRHNFTVTFIIPGDGPPTKAQKSVLDALPPAIDHVFLPPVSFDDLPGGSQIETLISLTVSRSLPYLRNALESLMGRGGTKLVGLVVDLFGTDAFELAREFNISPYIFFCSTAMALSLFFYLPKLDESVSCEYRELKEPVTIPGCVPIHGKDLLDPVQNRKDEAYKWVLHHAKRYRLAEGIMVNSFMELEPGAIKALQEKEPGKPPVYPVGPLVKMDFKAIPDDGSSNSKCLKWLDEQPRGSVLFVSFGSGGTLSYNQINELALGLEMSEQRFLWVVRSPSDQAANATYFSAQSQDDPMAFLPKGFQERTRGRGLVVPNWAPQAQILGHESTGGFLTHCGWNSALESVANGVPLIAWPLYAEQKMNAIMFTHDIKVALRPRANENGFVEREEVAVVVKGLMEGEEGKRLRNRMKDLKDAATKSLSDEGASTKALSDVVTKWKTLVCN, via the coding sequence ATGGCGCAAGTACAGACACCTCACATCGCTATTCTCCCTAGTCCGGGAATGGGCCACCTCATCCCTCTCGCCGAGCTCGCCAAGCAACTCGTCCACCGCCACAACTTCACCGTCACGTTCATAATCCCCGGCGACGGGCCTCCCACCAAGGCCCAGAAGTCCGTCCTCGACGCTCTCCCACCAGCCATCGACCACGTGTTCCTCCCGCCTGTCAGCTTCGACGATCTCCCCGGCGGCTCTCAAATCGAGACCCTCATTTCTCTCACCGTCAGTCGTTCTCTCCCGTATTTGAGGAATGCTTTAGAGTCTTTAATGGGCCGCGGAGGTACGAAGCTGGTAGGGTTGGTGGTGGATCTTTTCGGCACCGACGCTTTTGAACTGGCCAGAGAGTTTAATATCTCCCCCTACATTTTCTTTTGCTCCACCGCCATGGCTTTGTCGTTGTTTTTCTACTTGCCGAAGCTGGACGAATCGGTGTCGTGCGAGTACAGGGAGCTGAAGGAGCCGGTGACTATTCCGGGGTGTGTGCCGATTCACGGCAAGGACCTGCTGGACCCGGTTCAGAACCGAAAGGACGAGGCCTACAAATGGGTGCTCCACCATGCCAAACGTTACAGACTGGCCGAGGGCATAATGGTAAATAGCTTCATGGAGTTGGAGCCTGGGGCTATTAAGGCTCTGCAGGAAAAAGAACCGGGGAAGCCACCGGTTTACCCGGTCGGACCGCTGGTGAAGATGGACTTCAAGGCTATTCCTGACGATGGCTCCTCCAATTCGAAGTGTTTGAAGTGGTTGGATGAGCAGCCACGCGGGTCGGTTCTATTTGTCTCCTTCGGGAGTGGTGGGACCCTGTCCTATAATCAGATCAATGAATTGGCTCTGGGGTTGGAAATGAGTGAGCAAAGGTTTCTGTGGGTGGTGAGGAGCCCTAGTGACCAAGCTGCCAATGCTACTTATTTCAGTGCACAAAGCCAAGATGACCCTATGGCCTTTTTGCCCAAAGGGTTTCAGGAGAGGACCAGAGGGAGGGGGCTCGTGGTGCCAAATTGGGCACCACAAGCTCAGATATTGGGACATGAATCAACCGGCGGATTCCTCACCCACTGTGGCTGGAATTCGGCCCTGGAGAGCGTTGCGAACGGCGTCCCTCTCATAGCATGGCCCTTGTACGCGGAGCAGAAAATGAACGCCATTATGTTCACTCATGACATAAAAGTGGCACTGAGGCCGAGAGCGAATGAGAATGGTTTCGTGGAGAGGGAGGAAGTTGCTGTGGTGGTTAAAGGTCTAATGGAGGGCGAGGAAGGTAAGCGACTTAGAAACCGAATGAAGGACCTAAAAGATGCCGCAACAAAGTCTCTGAGCGACGAAGGGGCTTCAACAAAGGCATTGTCCGATGTGGTCACAAAGTGGAAAACACTAGTCTGTAATTAA
- the LOC133713583 gene encoding uncharacterized protein LOC133713583 isoform X1 — protein MHALKNRHLINDMLKIPKKTFSDNDSQVQIASQVGCEGLINALIHPPMLLPCATNAAEEDDGTKKREHNGNSGEIQNTRSLKSVRLIMTPLIGIMLSNCDVSVRMSCLNTWCYLLPRLDTSLNDSSMINRVVDPMFEAAFQLDPNGKSFWATDPCVSLLDDFISAKCSDFGKDKSLKFLQLWIYRRPKFSWKNFRSIQMVKTEEQMEYKYGEACFRFCF, from the exons ATGCATGCCTTGAAGAACAGACATTTAATTAATGATATGCTGAAAATTCCCAAGAAAACATTTTCAGATAACGACTCACAAGTTCAGATTGCTTCCCAG GTTGGCTGTGAAGGTCTTATTAATGCTCTTATTCACCCTCCAATGTTATTACCGTGTGCGACAAATGCTGCAGAAGAGGATGATGGTACCAAAAAAAGGGAACACAACGGAAATAGTGGTGAAATCCAAAACACTAGATCTTTGAAAAGCGTAAGGCTGATCATGACACCACTAATAGGCATCATGTTGAGTAACTGCGATGTATCTGTCCGCATGTCTTGCTTGAACACATGGTGTTATCTATTACCTAGACTTGATACCTCTCTGAATGATTCTTCAATGATTAACCGGGTAGTAGACCCTATGTTTGAAGCAGCTTTTCAACTTGATCCTAATGGTAAGAGCTTCTGGGCTACGGATCCGTGTGTCAGTTTGCTTGATGATTTTATATCAGCAAAAT GTTCTGATTTTGGCAAGGACAAATCATTGAAGTTCCTGCAGCTCTGGATCTATCGAAG GCCAAAATTCTCATGGAAAAACTTCAGGAGCATACAAATG GTGAAAACAGAAGAACAAATGGAATATAAGTACGGCGAGGCTTGCTTTCGTTTCTGTTTCTAG
- the LOC133713583 gene encoding uncharacterized protein LOC133713583 isoform X3 — protein sequence MHALKNRHLINDMLKIPKKTFSDNDSQVQIASQVGCEGLINALIHPPMLLPCATNAAEEDDGTKKREHNGNSGEIQNTRSLKSVRLIMTPLIGIMLSNCDVSVRMSCLNTWCYLLPRLDTSLNDSSMINRVVDPMFEAAFQLDPNGSDFGKDKSLKFLQLWIYRRPKFSWKNFRSIQMVKTEEQMEYKYGEACFRFCF from the exons ATGCATGCCTTGAAGAACAGACATTTAATTAATGATATGCTGAAAATTCCCAAGAAAACATTTTCAGATAACGACTCACAAGTTCAGATTGCTTCCCAG GTTGGCTGTGAAGGTCTTATTAATGCTCTTATTCACCCTCCAATGTTATTACCGTGTGCGACAAATGCTGCAGAAGAGGATGATGGTACCAAAAAAAGGGAACACAACGGAAATAGTGGTGAAATCCAAAACACTAGATCTTTGAAAAGCGTAAGGCTGATCATGACACCACTAATAGGCATCATGTTGAGTAACTGCGATGTATCTGTCCGCATGTCTTGCTTGAACACATGGTGTTATCTATTACCTAGACTTGATACCTCTCTGAATGATTCTTCAATGATTAACCGGGTAGTAGACCCTATGTTTGAAGCAGCTTTTCAACTTGATCCTAATG GTTCTGATTTTGGCAAGGACAAATCATTGAAGTTCCTGCAGCTCTGGATCTATCGAAG GCCAAAATTCTCATGGAAAAACTTCAGGAGCATACAAATG GTGAAAACAGAAGAACAAATGGAATATAAGTACGGCGAGGCTTGCTTTCGTTTCTGTTTCTAG
- the LOC133713583 gene encoding uncharacterized protein LOC133713583 isoform X2 — MSERCLLKIRSTIIPSPIDLSKVGCEGLINALIHPPMLLPCATNAAEEDDGTKKREHNGNSGEIQNTRSLKSVRLIMTPLIGIMLSNCDVSVRMSCLNTWCYLLPRLDTSLNDSSMINRVVDPMFEAAFQLDPNGKSFWATDPCVSLLDDFISAKCSDFGKDKSLKFLQLWIYRRPKFSWKNFRSIQMVKTEEQMEYKYGEACFRFCF; from the exons ATGTCAGAAAGGTGTCTACTGAAGATTAGATCCACAATCATACCTTCTCCAATAGATCTCTCCAAG GTTGGCTGTGAAGGTCTTATTAATGCTCTTATTCACCCTCCAATGTTATTACCGTGTGCGACAAATGCTGCAGAAGAGGATGATGGTACCAAAAAAAGGGAACACAACGGAAATAGTGGTGAAATCCAAAACACTAGATCTTTGAAAAGCGTAAGGCTGATCATGACACCACTAATAGGCATCATGTTGAGTAACTGCGATGTATCTGTCCGCATGTCTTGCTTGAACACATGGTGTTATCTATTACCTAGACTTGATACCTCTCTGAATGATTCTTCAATGATTAACCGGGTAGTAGACCCTATGTTTGAAGCAGCTTTTCAACTTGATCCTAATGGTAAGAGCTTCTGGGCTACGGATCCGTGTGTCAGTTTGCTTGATGATTTTATATCAGCAAAAT GTTCTGATTTTGGCAAGGACAAATCATTGAAGTTCCTGCAGCTCTGGATCTATCGAAG GCCAAAATTCTCATGGAAAAACTTCAGGAGCATACAAATG GTGAAAACAGAAGAACAAATGGAATATAAGTACGGCGAGGCTTGCTTTCGTTTCTGTTTCTAG